Proteins encoded within one genomic window of Lysinibacillus louembei:
- a CDS encoding anti-sigma regulatory factor — MKSTINITTEWDIVTAREIGRNEAKRIGFDTVNQARIATVISELARNIYLYASVGTITIEKIDCENSVGIAITATDEGPGIEDVRKVMQDGFSTSGSIGAGLPGVKRLTDEIEIQSQLGEGTTVRVNKWLR; from the coding sequence ATGAAATCTACAATCAATATTACAACAGAATGGGATATTGTTACCGCCCGTGAAATTGGGCGCAATGAGGCGAAAAGAATTGGTTTCGACACAGTGAATCAAGCACGCATTGCGACAGTAATCAGTGAGCTAGCGCGCAATATTTATTTATATGCGAGTGTTGGAACAATCACAATTGAAAAAATAGATTGTGAGAATAGCGTAGGAATAGCTATTACGGCAACAGATGAGGGGCCGGGGATTGAAGATGTACGTAAAGTGATGCAGGATGGATTTTCTACATCAGGTAGTATTGGCGCAGGCTTACCAGGCGTTAAGAGATTGACGGATGAAATAGAAATTCAATCACAATTAGGGGAAGGGACAACTGTGCGAGTAAACAAGTGGTTACGATAG
- the alr gene encoding alanine racemase codes for MEEIHYYRPTKAFIHLQAIRENITQLKKHLQSDVQIMAVVKANGYGHGDVQVALAAIQAGATLLAVATPEEAIHLRAQITSTDILVLGASPASFAPYAAKHNITLTVFSMEWVEQAALLNLMNKLKLHIKIDTGMGRLGVTSKEELQSLYEAINATELMEVDGVFTHFATADEEDALYFETQAQLFRNMLQVMPVKPRLVHVANTATAMVKDEELQFDAIRFGISMYGMAPSPYVAENLPFPLQPAMSLETELVHVKRLTAGQSVGYGATYTANKDVFIGTLPIGYADGLLRNLTGQTVLIDGQRAPIVGRICMDQCMILLPKAYTVGEKVTLIGTQQNVTISLDEWAAKLNTINYEIPCIITNRVPRIYIS; via the coding sequence ATGGAAGAGATTCACTATTATCGTCCCACAAAAGCGTTTATTCATCTACAAGCTATTCGAGAAAATATTACACAACTAAAAAAACACCTGCAATCGGATGTGCAAATCATGGCTGTTGTAAAGGCAAATGGCTATGGTCATGGAGATGTTCAAGTAGCGCTTGCTGCAATACAGGCAGGCGCTACACTATTGGCGGTCGCTACACCCGAAGAGGCGATACATTTACGTGCACAGATAACAAGCACAGACATATTAGTATTGGGAGCGAGCCCTGCTTCCTTTGCTCCATATGCCGCTAAGCATAATATTACATTGACAGTTTTTTCTATGGAATGGGTAGAGCAAGCAGCATTATTAAACTTGATGAATAAATTAAAGCTACATATTAAAATTGATACAGGGATGGGCAGATTAGGTGTTACTTCAAAAGAAGAGCTCCAATCTCTATATGAAGCGATTAACGCAACAGAGCTAATGGAAGTGGATGGTGTGTTCACACATTTTGCTACTGCCGATGAAGAGGATGCCCTCTATTTTGAGACACAGGCGCAGCTGTTTCGCAACATGCTGCAAGTAATGCCTGTTAAACCTCGCTTGGTCCATGTTGCTAATACAGCCACAGCGATGGTTAAGGATGAGGAATTGCAATTTGATGCAATAAGATTTGGGATTTCGATGTATGGAATGGCGCCATCTCCTTACGTAGCAGAAAATCTACCATTTCCTTTGCAGCCAGCTATGTCATTAGAAACAGAATTGGTCCATGTGAAGCGATTAACAGCTGGACAATCTGTAGGATATGGTGCTACGTATACGGCAAATAAGGATGTTTTTATTGGAACATTGCCAATTGGCTATGCTGATGGTCTTCTTCGAAATTTAACAGGGCAAACCGTATTAATTGATGGACAACGTGCTCCGATAGTTGGTCGAATTTGTATGGATCAATGTATGATTTTACTTCCAAAAGCATATACTGTTGGAGAGAAAGTAACATTGATAGGTACACAGCAAAATGTAACGATCTCACTAGATGAATGGGCAGCTAAGCTCAATACAATTAATTATGAAATACCATGTATTATTACAAACCGAGTGCCGAGGATATATATTAGCTAA
- a CDS encoding type II toxin-antitoxin system PemK/MazF family toxin, with the protein MSVKRGDVFFADLSPVIGSEQGGTRPVLIIQNDIGNRFSPTVIIAAITAQIQKAKLPTHVEIDAKKYGFERDSVILLEQLRTIDKSRLTDRITQLDDELMEKVDMALGISLGLVSF; encoded by the coding sequence TTGAGCGTAAAACGTGGAGACGTTTTTTTTGCAGATCTATCACCTGTTATAGGCTCAGAGCAAGGTGGTACAAGACCTGTACTAATTATTCAAAATGATATTGGCAATAGATTTAGCCCAACTGTCATTATTGCTGCTATTACTGCGCAAATTCAAAAAGCAAAATTACCAACTCATGTTGAAATCGATGCGAAAAAGTATGGGTTTGAGCGCGACTCGGTGATTTTGCTTGAACAGTTGCGTACTATCGACAAATCACGATTGACAGATCGGATTACACAGCTTGATGACGAATTGATGGAAAAAGTAGATATGGCATTAGGAATTAGTTTAGGCCTCGTAAGTTTTTAA